One part of the Hydrogenobacter sp. T-2 genome encodes these proteins:
- a CDS encoding 7-carboxy-7-deazaguanine synthase QueE — MLRSEVRKASISVNEIYPSIQGEGLLVGTPSLFIRLQGCNLRCPWCDQPSALTFRETSIDLKDLIREVEKYPHKHVVITGGEPFTEESLPLLVEELIRRDKSLQIETNCTLWQDAMEELAPQIHITCSPKAVAGWFVHPKIRRYAKELKFVVDQELSLDVLLNFSDFLQREVVVLQPEGNKKVFLQKALEMQLRLLEMGYQVKVIPQVHKFLGLK; from the coding sequence ATGCTACGAAGTGAAGTTAGAAAAGCCTCAATAAGTGTTAATGAGATATACCCAAGCATACAAGGAGAAGGGCTTTTGGTGGGAACACCAAGCCTTTTTATCAGACTGCAGGGCTGTAATCTTAGATGCCCATGGTGTGACCAGCCATCTGCCTTAACCTTTAGAGAAACCTCTATAGATTTAAAGGACCTCATAAGGGAAGTTGAAAAGTATCCACACAAGCATGTAGTCATAACCGGTGGAGAGCCCTTTACAGAAGAGTCCTTACCTTTGCTCGTGGAAGAGCTAATAAGAAGAGATAAGTCCCTTCAGATAGAGACAAACTGCACTCTGTGGCAGGATGCCATGGAAGAGCTTGCTCCACAAATTCATATAACCTGCTCTCCAAAGGCTGTTGCAGGCTGGTTTGTGCATCCAAAGATAAGACGGTATGCAAAGGAGCTAAAGTTTGTGGTAGACCAAGAGCTAAGCCTTGACGTGCTTCTTAATTTTTCTGACTTTCTCCAAAGAGAGGTGGTAGTGCTACAGCCAGAGGGTAATAAGAAGGTCTTTCTACAAAAAGCCCTTGAGATGCAGTTAAGGCTTTTGGAGATGGGTTATCAAGTTAAGGTAATCCCGCAGGTGCATAAGTTTCTTGGGCTGAAGTGA
- a CDS encoding glycosyltransferase family 2 protein has translation MLSVLICTKDEEKNIERAIKSVQGLADEVIVVDSGSTDRTVEIAKELGAKVIFREWKGYPDQLNYGIGLCSGDWVFVLDADEEVSKELRESIGQAIKNPKHDIYMVSRRTYYLGDFLKHAWYPEWRIRLFRKGKVRFEGLLHERAVFSSSVGRLKGDLYHYSYKSLKDQYLKTVHYAYTMAEIMKSDGKRFRLYKLIFNPLWHFIKVYFVQLGFLDGLRGFMVALSAFFYTFLKYKFLYELELKEKFSKLW, from the coding sequence ATGTTGTCTGTCTTAATCTGCACGAAAGACGAGGAGAAAAACATAGAAAGAGCCATAAAAAGCGTGCAGGGACTTGCGGATGAGGTTATTGTGGTAGACTCTGGCTCAACGGATAGAACTGTGGAAATTGCCAAAGAGCTGGGGGCAAAGGTTATTTTTAGAGAATGGAAAGGATACCCAGACCAACTAAATTACGGCATAGGTCTATGCTCCGGAGATTGGGTGTTTGTGCTGGATGCGGATGAGGAAGTTTCCAAAGAGCTAAGGGAAAGCATAGGACAGGCAATCAAAAACCCAAAGCATGATATTTATATGGTTAGCAGACGGACTTATTACTTGGGAGATTTTTTAAAACACGCATGGTATCCCGAGTGGAGGATTAGGCTTTTTCGTAAGGGAAAGGTAAGGTTTGAAGGATTACTCCACGAAAGGGCTGTATTTAGCAGTAGTGTAGGGAGGTTAAAGGGAGACCTCTATCATTATTCATACAAAAGTCTGAAAGACCAGTATTTAAAAACGGTGCACTACGCATATACAATGGCGGAAATCATGAAAAGTGATGGCAAAAGGTTCAGGTTGTATAAGCTAATATTCAATCCTCTTTGGCATTTTATTAAGGTATACTTTGTCCAATTGGGTTTTCTTGATGGTCTAAGAGGCTTTATGGTTGCCCTTTCTGCCTTCTTTTACACCTTCCTTAAGTATAAGTTTCTCTACGAGCTTGAGTTAAAGGAGAAGTTTTCCAAGTTATGGTAA
- a CDS encoding ADP-ribosylglycohydrolase family protein: protein MDTILDKFKGVILGSAIGDAIGKSLEDVPLADVLEFYGGKVNCFVEPHPLSPSVGLEPEKTSDETTISVLLAQSIVEKKFLDPYHFFEKLREWASKEESHRYPDPALITAIDLISSGVGLEDAGLVSSSVEGVLRCVITGLFHYYNPYIAVEAGRLVSLITHRSKEIYDASALVSALVSYLVLESFDLRDPVERFALLESLKNFLKYDKSKRHLDSVKKLLEEEADTEEAIELIGNSTYVFEALPLALFIFLRHVDEPLQAFWEGVNACGMVGGDTDAIGYLVGSFVGAYAGAWAFPLELLENLENYEYYILLAEKLYNTTMEFLERRR from the coding sequence ATGGATACCATTCTTGATAAGTTCAAAGGTGTTATCCTTGGTAGTGCCATAGGTGATGCTATTGGCAAAAGTCTTGAGGATGTGCCTTTGGCAGATGTGCTTGAGTTTTATGGTGGCAAGGTGAATTGCTTTGTAGAGCCTCATCCTCTTAGTCCCTCTGTGGGTCTTGAGCCAGAAAAAACTTCTGATGAGACCACCATAAGTGTGCTACTGGCTCAAAGTATAGTGGAGAAAAAATTCTTAGACCCTTACCACTTTTTTGAAAAGCTCAGAGAGTGGGCGAGTAAAGAAGAAAGCCACAGATATCCAGACCCTGCACTGATTACCGCCATAGACCTTATATCCTCTGGAGTGGGTCTTGAGGATGCGGGGCTTGTATCTTCCTCTGTGGAGGGAGTGCTCAGATGCGTAATAACTGGGCTTTTCCACTACTACAATCCATATATTGCTGTTGAGGCTGGCAGGCTTGTAAGCTTAATTACACACAGAAGCAAGGAGATATACGATGCCAGTGCTTTGGTTTCTGCCCTTGTTAGCTACCTTGTGCTTGAGAGCTTTGACCTAAGAGACCCAGTGGAGAGGTTTGCACTCCTTGAAAGCCTTAAAAACTTTCTCAAATACGACAAAAGCAAAAGACACCTTGACAGTGTGAAAAAACTCTTAGAAGAGGAAGCAGACACAGAAGAAGCCATAGAGCTTATAGGAAACTCCACCTATGTTTTTGAAGCCTTGCCTCTTGCACTTTTTATCTTCCTCAGGCATGTGGATGAGCCTTTGCAAGCTTTTTGGGAAGGAGTAAACGCCTGCGGTATGGTGGGAGGGGACACGGACGCCATAGGATACCTTGTGGGGTCTTTTGTGGGTGCATACGCTGGAGCGTGGGCTTTCCCCTTGGAACTTCTTGAAAATTTGGAAAACTACGAGTATTATATTCTTTTGGCAGAAAAACTTTACAATACTACTATGGAATTTCTTGAAAGGAGGAGATGA
- a CDS encoding OmpP1/FadL family transporter, translating to MKKAIALTALLGIAGLSFATNGDNLIGVSPASRGMGGIGVGMPVGPTDSIFRNPAWMSQYKGFNLSFGGILFMPEVKARVQNPLGDSGSQRSKADMFVVPEVGIVHQINDKLTFGIGAFGVSGMGVDYRNNSKLVSAMDPATGKVVPLNMHTNFQFMRVIPTLAYKVNDAIYVSGALHLAYGSLDMGATLCADASDPTTCWNAGGGQSQTYGMGFQLGLAYNMGDFVYAGITYQSPVSMTYKRVFDSNGDGRFEDLKLTQPQELAFGLGVKPMNNFKVGMDIRWINWKNAKGYKEFQWKDQWVIALGGEYKPMEKLALRAGYNYGKSPIRGKSGLQGFPVSQRNIPNFASPFGDFNIAFFNLVGFPAITEHHITLGLGYEFTKTFGIDLAYKHAFNKKVTSSGIYYDSGPCSSGCPTTVSAQNAQNAISIGLNWKF from the coding sequence ATGAAAAAGGCTATTGCTTTAACTGCCTTGTTAGGAATTGCAGGACTGTCTTTTGCTACAAACGGGGACAATCTTATAGGTGTATCTCCAGCCTCAAGGGGTATGGGTGGCATAGGTGTGGGTATGCCAGTAGGACCTACGGACTCTATCTTTAGAAACCCTGCTTGGATGAGCCAGTATAAGGGTTTTAACCTAAGCTTTGGTGGAATACTCTTTATGCCTGAGGTTAAGGCAAGAGTTCAAAATCCTTTGGGAGATTCTGGTTCTCAAAGGTCCAAAGCGGACATGTTTGTTGTGCCAGAGGTGGGTATAGTGCATCAGATTAACGATAAACTCACCTTTGGTATAGGTGCTTTTGGTGTCTCAGGTATGGGTGTGGACTATAGGAACAATAGCAAATTGGTCTCTGCGATGGATCCAGCAACAGGAAAAGTTGTTCCCCTTAATATGCACACGAACTTTCAGTTTATGCGTGTTATACCAACCCTTGCTTATAAAGTAAACGATGCTATATATGTTTCAGGTGCTCTTCACTTGGCTTATGGCTCACTGGATATGGGAGCCACTTTATGTGCAGACGCGTCGGATCCTACTACCTGTTGGAACGCCGGAGGTGGTCAATCTCAGACCTATGGCATGGGCTTTCAGCTTGGCTTAGCCTATAACATGGGAGACTTTGTCTATGCAGGTATAACTTACCAGAGCCCTGTTTCCATGACCTACAAGAGGGTCTTTGACAGCAATGGCGATGGTAGGTTTGAAGACCTAAAACTCACTCAGCCTCAAGAGCTTGCCTTTGGTCTTGGTGTAAAGCCTATGAACAACTTCAAGGTAGGTATGGACATAAGATGGATAAACTGGAAGAACGCAAAGGGCTACAAGGAGTTTCAGTGGAAAGACCAATGGGTTATAGCCCTTGGTGGTGAGTATAAGCCTATGGAAAAGCTGGCTTTGAGAGCAGGTTATAACTATGGAAAGTCTCCCATAAGGGGTAAAAGCGGTCTTCAAGGCTTTCCTGTAAGCCAAAGAAACATTCCTAACTTTGCTTCTCCATTTGGGGACTTTAACATTGCCTTCTTCAACCTTGTAGGCTTCCCAGCTATTACAGAACATCATATAACTCTCGGTCTTGGATATGAGTTTACAAAGACCTTTGGGATAGACCTTGCATACAAGCACGCCTTTAACAAGAAAGTGACTTCTTCGGGAATATATTACGACTCTGGTCCGTGTTCATCTGGTTGTCCCACAACTGTATCTGCCCAAAACGCCCAAAACGCCATATCTATAGGTCTTAACTGGAAGTTCTAA
- a CDS encoding 6-carboxyhexanoate--CoA ligase — protein sequence MLSLRMRAELKGQHVSGAERLIKPDALQKTIKELIKRPKAYDKMVITLERVEEINTIPKALTIYSYDFKSVEEAHNFAIKSLLKEGIPEDIALEALNTLKRGANPKGGNMRGAVLMDIHTGERLEPDKERGIRTVRVDWKDRQEVKRVLRERGLKKPYLERLLDALALATKNIHCGVIAELCWSDDPDYVTGYVAGKNLGYVRIKPMKEYGVPLGGRVYFVRREGIEKLIECLQNRAVLIENL from the coding sequence ATGCTTAGCCTTCGTATGAGAGCGGAGTTAAAGGGACAGCACGTATCTGGTGCGGAAAGGCTTATAAAACCTGACGCCCTTCAAAAGACTATAAAGGAACTTATCAAAAGACCCAAGGCTTATGACAAGATGGTTATAACCCTTGAGAGGGTGGAAGAGATAAACACAATTCCAAAGGCACTTACCATATACAGCTACGACTTTAAAAGCGTAGAAGAAGCCCATAACTTTGCCATAAAAAGCCTATTAAAGGAAGGCATTCCAGAGGATATAGCCCTGGAGGCACTCAATACCCTAAAGAGAGGAGCAAACCCAAAGGGTGGCAATATGAGAGGTGCGGTGCTAATGGATATTCATACAGGGGAACGGCTTGAGCCAGACAAGGAGAGGGGTATAAGAACTGTAAGGGTTGACTGGAAAGACAGGCAAGAGGTCAAGAGGGTCTTGAGAGAAAGAGGATTAAAAAAGCCATACCTTGAAAGACTTCTTGATGCCCTTGCCCTCGCCACAAAGAATATACATTGCGGAGTTATAGCGGAACTATGTTGGAGCGATGACCCAGATTACGTAACAGGATATGTTGCAGGTAAAAACTTGGGATATGTGAGAATAAAACCTATGAAGGAATATGGTGTTCCTTTGGGTGGAAGGGTGTATTTTGTAAGGAGAGAAGGCATAGAAAAACTTATAGAATGCTTGCAAAATAGAGCTGTCTTGATTGAAAACTTATAG
- the hfq gene encoding RNA chaperone Hfq, with amino-acid sequence MAYKLQEAFLNTARKRRVKVTIYLVNGVRLQGRIRSFDLYTILIEDGRQQTLVYKHAITTIIPAERMEIEFEEEGVPGAV; translated from the coding sequence ATGGCTTACAAACTCCAGGAAGCCTTTTTAAACACCGCAAGGAAAAGAAGGGTAAAGGTCACCATCTACCTTGTTAACGGCGTAAGACTTCAGGGAAGGATAAGGTCTTTTGACCTTTATACTATTCTTATAGAGGATGGGCGTCAGCAAACCCTTGTTTACAAGCATGCCATAACCACCATAATACCTGCAGAGAGAATGGAAATAGAGTTTGAAGAGGAAGGAGTGCCAGGGGCTGTATAG
- a CDS encoding glycosyltransferase family 2 protein yields the protein MVSVVIPVYNGEQYIAQAIQSVLEQSLKVDEIIVIDDASTDRTEQVVKSEFSRWVHYHRNPKNMERCYSRNLGVSLARGEYVFFLDHDDLWEKNHVEKLRDALKVADMVYSFPRTLVNSEGKILRVSRKKIPKDYKILVFSGIVGYPSATAFRKESFLGYKDQFMLREDWEIFLRAVLKGLKVEICDTNTVKIREHGKRSSKSIRLYEGTMAVYRFYRDKIPEEYLPYFLFHVGDVCMRFGNLKEGWKLVLSSLSKKPELMLSGRNLLTILKRGFRFWRSYA from the coding sequence ATGGTAAGTGTGGTAATACCAGTCTATAACGGAGAGCAATACATAGCACAAGCCATACAGTCAGTGCTGGAGCAGAGCCTAAAGGTTGACGAAATAATAGTTATAGACGATGCGTCAACGGATAGAACAGAGCAGGTAGTAAAGAGTGAATTTTCTCGCTGGGTGCATTACCATCGCAACCCAAAGAACATGGAAAGGTGCTACTCAAGAAACCTTGGAGTTAGCTTGGCAAGGGGTGAATATGTCTTTTTCCTTGACCATGATGACCTCTGGGAAAAAAACCATGTGGAGAAACTAAGGGACGCTTTAAAGGTTGCGGATATGGTTTATAGTTTTCCGAGAACCCTTGTAAACTCGGAGGGTAAAATTCTGAGAGTTTCAAGAAAAAAGATACCAAAGGACTACAAAATTTTAGTGTTTTCTGGAATAGTAGGCTATCCATCCGCTACCGCCTTCAGAAAAGAGAGCTTTTTAGGATACAAAGACCAATTTATGCTTAGAGAGGACTGGGAAATCTTCCTTAGGGCGGTGCTTAAGGGTCTAAAGGTAGAAATCTGCGATACTAACACGGTAAAGATAAGAGAGCATGGGAAAAGAAGTAGTAAAAGCATCAGGCTTTATGAAGGCACTATGGCGGTTTACAGGTTTTACAGAGATAAAATTCCAGAGGAATACTTGCCATATTTTCTTTTTCATGTGGGAGATGTGTGTATGAGGTTTGGAAACCTCAAAGAAGGCTGGAAGTTGGTGCTTTCCTCACTTTCAAAAAAGCCAGAGCTTATGCTTTCTGGTAGAAACTTGCTTACAATTCTAAAAAGAGGCTTTAGGTTTTGGAGAAGCTATGCTTAG
- the topA gene encoding type I DNA topoisomerase, producing the protein MKLFIVESPTKAKTIAKYLGRGWIVRATLGHIRDLPKDKLGVEEETLKPTFVWVRGKRELMEKLKALARKAESIYIGTDPDREGEAIAYFIYKELENLKKPISRVVFYEVTPQGIRSAIQKPTTINQNLVKAQFARRVLDRLIGYKLSPYLWRALSRNTLSVGRVQSPALRLIVEREREIMAFRKKEYYYIKVVFEKDGVEFSAFWDYRFEKPENAKPYLEKLKSALFEVLSYEEKEEKHEPPKPFITSSLQTVASGVLKVGVEQVQKMAQKLYEEGYITYPRTDSYRMNPQKAEEFMKYIEKTYGREYVGRLRKFKEKELSQGAHECIRPTALKVPPLKGKELDLYMLILKRTLASLSSPAVFLKKKALIVPIYEKRKGEDMRFLAKGSELVFDGYLKIYPEEKEMVKLPPLKKGEVLKPKKILLEKRQTQPPPRYTEGSLVKKLEELGIGRPSTYATIVKTLKERGYVVEEKGHLKPTEIAFEVADFLQENFPKVIDYTFTSQMEEGLDKVEEGQRDWREVVREFFSQVKSGL; encoded by the coding sequence ATGAAGCTCTTTATAGTGGAAAGCCCTACAAAGGCAAAAACCATAGCCAAGTATTTAGGGAGAGGTTGGATAGTTAGAGCTACTCTGGGTCATATAAGGGACTTGCCAAAGGATAAGCTCGGAGTGGAGGAGGAGACTTTAAAGCCAACCTTTGTATGGGTAAGGGGTAAAAGGGAGCTTATGGAGAAGTTAAAGGCTTTGGCTCGCAAGGCAGAGTCCATATACATAGGCACAGACCCAGACAGAGAAGGAGAAGCCATAGCCTACTTTATCTATAAGGAGCTTGAAAACCTTAAAAAGCCCATAAGTAGAGTAGTTTTCTATGAGGTTACTCCTCAAGGTATAAGGTCCGCTATACAAAAGCCTACCACTATAAACCAAAACCTTGTAAAGGCACAGTTTGCCAGAAGGGTGCTTGACAGGCTCATAGGTTATAAGCTCTCTCCCTATCTGTGGAGAGCCCTCAGCAGAAATACCCTCTCGGTGGGAAGGGTTCAATCTCCTGCCCTAAGGCTTATAGTGGAAAGGGAAAGGGAGATAATGGCTTTTAGAAAAAAGGAATACTACTACATAAAGGTGGTCTTTGAAAAGGATGGTGTGGAGTTTTCCGCCTTTTGGGACTATAGGTTTGAAAAGCCAGAAAATGCCAAGCCCTACCTTGAAAAGTTAAAATCCGCCCTTTTTGAGGTCCTAAGCTATGAAGAGAAAGAAGAAAAACATGAACCTCCAAAGCCCTTTATAACATCAAGTCTTCAGACAGTAGCCAGTGGGGTCTTAAAGGTCGGTGTGGAGCAAGTGCAAAAGATGGCTCAAAAACTCTACGAAGAGGGTTATATCACCTATCCAAGGACGGACAGCTATAGGATGAACCCACAGAAGGCAGAGGAGTTTATGAAATACATTGAAAAAACTTACGGAAGGGAGTATGTGGGTAGGCTAAGGAAGTTCAAAGAAAAGGAACTCTCTCAGGGTGCTCATGAATGTATAAGACCCACAGCACTAAAGGTCCCACCTCTTAAGGGAAAGGAGTTAGACCTCTATATGCTTATACTAAAGAGAACCCTTGCAAGCCTTTCAAGCCCTGCGGTCTTTCTCAAAAAGAAGGCGCTCATAGTGCCCATATACGAAAAAAGGAAGGGTGAAGATATGAGGTTTTTAGCTAAAGGTTCAGAGCTTGTCTTTGATGGATATTTGAAAATTTACCCAGAAGAAAAGGAAATGGTAAAACTACCACCTTTGAAAAAGGGAGAGGTTCTAAAGCCCAAAAAGATATTACTTGAAAAGAGACAAACCCAGCCACCACCAAGATACACAGAGGGTTCTTTGGTTAAAAAACTTGAGGAGCTTGGTATAGGCAGACCCTCCACCTATGCGACCATAGTAAAAACCCTAAAGGAGCGAGGCTATGTGGTGGAGGAGAAGGGACACCTAAAGCCTACAGAAATAGCCTTTGAGGTGGCGGACTTTTTGCAGGAAAACTTCCCAAAGGTAATAGACTATACTTTTACAAGCCAGATGGAAGAGGGTCTTGACAAGGTGGAAGAGGGTCAAAGGGACTGGCGTGAGGTGGTAAGAGAGTTTTTCTCACAGGTCAAATCGGGGCTATAA
- the infB gene encoding translation initiation factor IF-2: MGKLRVQDVAKELGVPVKEVREVLKEWGIDKGNFAYLNEEELQIVYDHFSVPKEKPVENGNKAAAKEETVVVSEPPKEEKQKEEKTEPKREEKRHRDQRQRDKRHHERARQPAREAPPPKRERAEERERPRRTEERRPFPARVPAPPPMPPPREQKVEEKPQKPQPKEKLSKSEEQMLKKLQQPVKKEKKEEKEEEIKIVQIPEVITVRELADLLRTPPNQIMAELLKRGILATINQTVPSDIAVQVAEALGFLAEIKSEEVKEEEEAEAFEEGGEPRPPVVVVMGHVDHGKTTLLDTIRKTRVAEREKGGITQHIGASVVEMPDGRRITFLDTPGHEAFTSLRARGAQVTDIAVLVVAADDGVMPQTVEAINHAKAFNVPIIVAVNKIDKPGADPQRVRRELSELGLIPEEWGGDTVFVDVSAKTGQNVETLLEYILLVADLLELKANPNKPARGTIIESKLDKQRGVVATVLVQEGTLKLGDIFVAGTTYGRVRAMFDDKGRKVKEAGPSVPVEVLGFEELPMAGDQLKVVEDERKAKQIAEQRKLKKEQMEKVAKGFVLEEVFKKIQEGELKELRLILKTDTLGSLEALKKSLSELSTPEVSVRIIHGDVGGITENDVMLAKASGAVIIGFNTRPDIKARETAEAEKVDIRLYGIIYEAIEDVKKALKGMLKPVEREVVHGTAEVRATFKIKGAGTVAGCYVLDGKILRNARARLVRNGVVVFDGKIESLKRYKEDVQEVAKGFECGIKLKDYNDVKVGDIIECYEVKLEKPQ; the protein is encoded by the coding sequence ATGGGAAAATTAAGGGTTCAAGATGTGGCAAAGGAGCTTGGTGTTCCAGTCAAAGAAGTGAGAGAGGTTCTCAAAGAATGGGGTATAGATAAGGGAAATTTTGCTTACCTTAACGAGGAAGAGCTTCAGATAGTTTACGACCATTTTTCTGTTCCCAAAGAAAAGCCAGTAGAAAATGGAAACAAAGCAGCAGCAAAAGAGGAGACCGTAGTAGTTTCTGAGCCACCTAAGGAAGAAAAGCAAAAAGAAGAAAAAACCGAGCCAAAAAGAGAAGAGAAAAGGCATAGAGACCAAAGGCAAAGGGATAAGAGACACCACGAAAGGGCAAGACAGCCAGCAAGGGAAGCACCGCCTCCAAAGCGAGAGAGGGCGGAGGAAAGGGAGAGACCAAGAAGGACAGAGGAAAGAAGACCCTTCCCAGCAAGGGTTCCTGCACCACCACCTATGCCTCCGCCTCGTGAGCAAAAGGTAGAAGAAAAACCTCAAAAACCACAACCAAAGGAAAAACTCAGTAAAAGTGAAGAGCAAATGCTTAAAAAACTCCAACAGCCAGTGAAAAAGGAAAAGAAGGAAGAAAAGGAAGAGGAAATTAAGATAGTTCAAATTCCTGAGGTGATAACAGTAAGAGAGCTTGCAGACCTTTTGAGGACTCCTCCTAACCAAATAATGGCGGAGCTTCTCAAGAGGGGGATATTAGCTACGATAAACCAGACAGTTCCTTCTGATATCGCAGTTCAAGTAGCGGAAGCTCTTGGATTTCTTGCGGAGATAAAGTCGGAGGAAGTAAAGGAAGAGGAGGAGGCAGAGGCTTTTGAAGAAGGTGGAGAGCCAAGACCTCCAGTGGTGGTGGTTATGGGGCACGTAGACCATGGAAAGACTACACTTTTAGACACTATAAGAAAGACAAGGGTTGCGGAGAGAGAAAAGGGTGGAATAACCCAGCATATTGGTGCGTCGGTGGTGGAGATGCCAGATGGAAGGAGGATAACCTTCTTGGACACACCGGGTCATGAAGCCTTTACTTCCTTAAGGGCAAGGGGAGCTCAGGTTACAGACATAGCGGTTTTAGTGGTTGCTGCGGACGATGGCGTCATGCCACAGACTGTAGAAGCCATAAACCACGCCAAAGCCTTTAACGTGCCTATAATCGTAGCGGTCAATAAAATAGACAAGCCCGGTGCTGACCCTCAAAGGGTAAGGAGAGAACTTTCTGAACTTGGACTAATACCAGAAGAATGGGGTGGAGATACGGTGTTTGTGGATGTTTCTGCCAAGACGGGGCAGAATGTGGAGACCTTGCTTGAATACATACTCTTGGTGGCAGACCTGCTTGAGCTAAAAGCCAATCCAAACAAGCCAGCAAGGGGGACAATAATAGAGTCTAAACTTGACAAGCAGAGGGGTGTGGTGGCAACGGTTCTGGTGCAAGAGGGAACTCTTAAACTTGGTGATATCTTTGTAGCAGGGACTACCTATGGGCGTGTTAGGGCTATGTTTGATGATAAGGGCAGGAAGGTTAAAGAAGCAGGACCTTCTGTGCCTGTTGAGGTGTTGGGCTTTGAAGAGCTTCCCATGGCGGGTGACCAACTTAAAGTGGTTGAGGATGAAAGAAAAGCCAAACAGATAGCGGAGCAGAGAAAACTCAAAAAGGAGCAGATGGAAAAGGTAGCAAAGGGCTTTGTGCTTGAGGAGGTATTTAAAAAGATACAAGAAGGAGAACTAAAGGAGCTAAGGCTCATACTAAAAACGGATACACTTGGCTCTTTGGAAGCTCTGAAGAAGTCTCTCTCTGAACTTTCCACACCTGAGGTCTCTGTAAGAATAATACACGGGGATGTGGGTGGCATAACAGAAAACGATGTTATGCTTGCTAAGGCAAGTGGTGCGGTTATAATTGGCTTTAATACTCGTCCAGACATAAAGGCAAGGGAAACTGCGGAAGCGGAGAAGGTAGATATAAGGCTGTATGGAATCATATACGAGGCTATAGAGGATGTGAAAAAGGCTCTCAAAGGTATGCTAAAGCCTGTGGAAAGAGAGGTGGTTCATGGCACTGCAGAGGTGAGAGCTACCTTTAAGATAAAGGGTGCAGGCACGGTAGCTGGATGCTATGTGCTTGATGGAAAGATACTTAGAAATGCGAGGGCAAGGCTTGTGAGAAACGGTGTTGTGGTCTTTGACGGCAAGATAGAGAGCCTAAAAAGATACAAAGAAGATGTGCAAGAAGTGGCTAAGGGCTTTGAATGTGGAATAAAGCTAAAGGACTACAATGACGTGAAGGTAGGTGATATCATAGAATGCTACGAAGTGAAGTTAGAAAAGCCTCAATAA
- a CDS encoding (2Fe-2S) ferredoxin domain-containing protein, producing MEFRHVFVCVNQRPPGHPMGSCAEKGGRDIYMKLMEKLQMDPELFMSTAVTPTGCLGPCGLGATVVVYPDGVWYGNVKPSDVDEIVQSHLKGGQPVERLVVSKGKPPGMF from the coding sequence ATGGAGTTTAGGCACGTTTTTGTCTGTGTAAACCAAAGACCACCGGGTCATCCTATGGGCTCTTGTGCGGAGAAGGGCGGAAGGGACATATACATGAAGCTCATGGAAAAACTGCAAATGGACCCAGAGCTTTTTATGAGCACTGCGGTCACGCCTACGGGCTGTCTTGGACCTTGCGGTCTTGGAGCTACGGTTGTGGTCTACCCTGATGGGGTATGGTATGGAAATGTAAAACCCTCAGATGTGGATGAGATAGTCCAAAGCCATCTAAAGGGTGGTCAACCTGTAGAAAGGCTTGTGGTTTCTAAGGGCAAGCCTCCGGGCATGTTTTAA